A portion of the Cryptomeria japonica chromosome 5, Sugi_1.0, whole genome shotgun sequence genome contains these proteins:
- the LOC131067803 gene encoding uncharacterized protein LOC131067803, which translates to MVGPAMIVWHIWKERNKRIFKEISIPIERLIDKIKVAIKEVLNGKPSEVRKYKYNEWDRDMERYWSFKEIGSTHSPVKKVDREAIKWNAPPKGWVKLNFDGVSKGNPRESGFRAIIRNESG; encoded by the coding sequence tatctggaaagaaagaaacaagaggatTTTTAAGGAAATATCAATTCCAATTGAAAGACTCATTGACAAAATTAAGGTGGCAATCAAGGAAGTGTTAAATGGCAAGCCTTCTGAAGTCAGAAAATACAAATACAATGAGTGGGATAGAGATATGGAACGCTACTGGTCCTTCAAGGAGATAGGTTCTACTCATTCTCCAGTTAAAAAAGTTGATAGGGAAGCTATCAAATGGAATGCCCCTCCAAAGGGTTGGGTTAAGCTGAACTTTGATGGAGTAAGTAAAGGAAACCCAAGGGAATCTGGTTTTAGGGCCATCATCAGAAATGAATCTGGGTAG